One stretch of Thermanaerosceptrum fracticalcis DNA includes these proteins:
- a CDS encoding electron transfer flavoprotein subunit alpha/FixB family protein: MIKNILVIAEQANGQLKSVVEEMLSFSSNQARAKGFSVKAVLYGEKISEGMYQQIGHWGVHDIITVNNEKLKVHNPQLACHILANIIREEAPQLVMFGNTAIGKDLAPRLAQDFTAPMVSDVISINFTSNGISFVRPIYGGKVFENIEFNNKLTFVTVRPNTLGKHSVSYQKPRITDLNFDLPDNLLYVVKKIVEKSKVEKNLNEAEIIVSGGRGLKKVDDFLILEELAQVLDGAVGASRGAVDAGLRHHSAQVGQTGKTVSPKLYIACGISGAIQHLAGMSTSQVIVAINKDPDAPIFKIADYGIVGDLFEIVPLLTRELKKVLKKDV, from the coding sequence ATGATAAAAAATATCCTGGTTATCGCGGAACAGGCAAATGGTCAGCTAAAAAGTGTAGTGGAAGAAATGTTAAGTTTTTCCAGCAACCAGGCCAGAGCAAAAGGATTTTCTGTAAAAGCTGTATTGTATGGGGAAAAAATTTCGGAAGGTATGTATCAACAGATAGGTCACTGGGGTGTGCATGACATAATTACAGTGAACAATGAGAAACTCAAAGTACACAATCCCCAGCTTGCCTGCCACATATTGGCTAATATTATCAGGGAAGAGGCACCCCAGCTTGTTATGTTCGGAAATACAGCTATAGGAAAAGACCTGGCCCCCCGGCTGGCCCAGGATTTTACTGCACCTATGGTTAGCGATGTTATTAGCATTAATTTTACTTCTAATGGTATAAGTTTTGTCAGGCCTATTTATGGCGGTAAGGTTTTCGAAAATATTGAGTTTAATAACAAACTCACCTTCGTAACCGTTCGACCTAACACTCTGGGGAAACACTCTGTGAGTTATCAAAAGCCCCGTATAACAGACCTAAATTTTGATTTACCCGACAATCTGCTTTATGTGGTTAAAAAGATTGTAGAGAAAAGCAAAGTGGAAAAAAACTTAAACGAAGCTGAAATTATTGTTTCCGGGGGAAGAGGTTTAAAGAAAGTTGATGATTTCCTAATCTTGGAAGAGTTAGCCCAGGTTTTAGATGGAGCAGTTGGTGCCTCAAGAGGGGCAGTTGATGCCGGGCTGCGCCACCATTCCGCTCAGGTTGGGCAAACAGGGAAAACGGTATCCCCTAAACTTTATATTGCTTGTGGGATTTCGGGAGCTATTCAACACTTAGCAGGGATGTCCACATCCCAGGTCATTGTGGCTATCAATAAAGACCCGGATGCTCCCATATTTAAGATAGCCGATTATGGTATTGTGGGCGATCTTTTTGAAATAGTACCTCTGCTGACAAGAGAACTGAAGAAAGTACTAAAAAAAGACGTGTAA